The Streptomyces sp. NBC_01775 genome includes a region encoding these proteins:
- a CDS encoding glutamate--cysteine ligase, producing MGEKVVAGRFDLSDRQRYRQKLRECLRGLAQLLEEKRFDRPRNLMGLEIELNLADAGGQPLMVNAEVLKHIACRDFQTELGQFNLEVNIVPHALSGRVFDQLAEELRTGLSYADRQAREVNARIVMIGILPTLTNRDLTLANLTEGDRYTLLNDQIMASRGEEVALDIAGVEHLTCTSESIAPEAACTSVQLHLQVTPGRFADVWNAAQAVSGVQIALGANSPFLFGHELWRESRVPLFLQATDTRPPELSAQGVRPRTWFGERWISSAYDLFEENLRYFPSLLPICDEEDPQQVLAAGGTPSLSELTLHNGTVYRWNRPVYGVMDGAPHLRVENRVLPAGPTVTDVLANTAFYYGLVRALADEQRPVWTRMPFGDAARNFDAACRHGIDAELWWPRSGRGPGMVRMPATRLVREELLPLAAAGLDAWGVAPADRDHYLSVIEERCRLRVNGASWQVGAYRRALEAGLDRDKALAAVTRAYCERVAEGGAVHTWAEGP from the coding sequence ATGGGAGAGAAGGTCGTGGCCGGCAGGTTCGACCTGTCCGACCGCCAGCGCTACCGGCAGAAGCTGCGCGAGTGTCTGCGGGGACTGGCGCAGCTCCTGGAGGAGAAGAGGTTCGACCGTCCCAGGAATCTCATGGGGCTGGAGATCGAGCTGAATCTCGCCGACGCCGGCGGACAGCCGTTGATGGTGAATGCGGAGGTTCTCAAGCACATCGCCTGCCGAGATTTCCAGACAGAACTGGGACAGTTCAATCTGGAAGTGAATATTGTGCCGCACGCGCTCTCCGGGAGGGTATTCGACCAGCTCGCCGAAGAACTCCGCACCGGTCTCTCGTACGCGGACCGGCAAGCGCGCGAGGTGAACGCGCGCATCGTCATGATCGGAATTCTCCCGACCCTCACGAATCGCGATCTCACGCTGGCCAACCTCACGGAGGGCGACCGCTACACGCTGCTCAACGACCAGATCATGGCATCGCGCGGCGAGGAAGTCGCCCTCGACATCGCCGGCGTCGAGCATCTGACCTGTACCTCGGAGTCGATAGCCCCCGAGGCGGCCTGCACCTCCGTACAGCTCCATCTTCAGGTCACCCCCGGCCGGTTCGCCGACGTGTGGAACGCGGCGCAGGCGGTGAGCGGCGTGCAGATCGCGCTGGGTGCCAACTCCCCCTTCCTGTTCGGCCATGAGCTGTGGCGGGAGTCGAGGGTGCCGCTCTTCCTCCAGGCCACCGACACCCGCCCGCCCGAGCTGAGCGCCCAGGGCGTGCGCCCGCGCACGTGGTTCGGCGAGCGCTGGATCAGCTCGGCCTACGACCTGTTCGAGGAGAACCTGCGCTATTTCCCCTCGCTGCTGCCCATCTGCGACGAGGAGGACCCGCAGCAGGTGCTCGCGGCCGGGGGCACGCCCTCCCTGTCCGAGCTGACCTTGCACAACGGCACCGTCTACCGCTGGAACCGGCCCGTCTACGGAGTCATGGACGGTGCGCCGCACCTGCGGGTGGAGAACAGGGTGCTGCCCGCCGGGCCGACGGTCACCGACGTGCTGGCCAACACCGCCTTCTACTACGGGCTGGTGCGCGCGCTGGCCGACGAGCAGCGGCCGGTATGGACCCGGATGCCGTTCGGGGACGCGGCGCGCAACTTCGACGCGGCCTGCCGGCACGGCATCGATGCCGAGCTGTGGTGGCCGCGCTCGGGCCGGGGACCCGGCATGGTGCGCATGCCCGCCACTCGGCTGGTGCGCGAGGAACTGCTGCCGCTCGCCGCGGCCGGACTCGACGCCTGGGGCGTGGCGCCGGCCGACCGGGACCACTACCTCTCGGTGATCGAGGAGCGCTGCCGGCTGCGCGTCAACGGCGCCTCGTGGCAGGTGGGGGCCTACCGGCGCGCGCTGGAGGCGGGCCTGGACCGGGACAAGGCGCTGGCCGCCGTGACGCGCGCGTACTGCGAACGCGTCGCCGAGGGCGGAGCCGTGCACACCTGGGCCGAAGGGCCGTAG
- a CDS encoding substrate-binding and VWA domain-containing protein produces MPRHSLPDNPGPHGARGPRALEHSKRSGARRRPESRGRSRRRKVTLATALVLVLGAGTFVAARSGMLPFGGDCDGSSVEVRVAASPEIAPALRRVADEARESETKSDGRCLNVHVSERTGAEVADTLQRGGKGANVDYDVWLPDSRIWVDRAATSGRAPSLDPLGNVASSPLTLAAVPSAARRMGWPGKAYSWSRIASATTGDNDLRIGSADPSRSATGLLALTRIREATVKEGGKDSGTEAAAAAKQLAERTAPGDSQVLATLPRDNSGAELGNPQRNQALVLSEQAAFAHNRSRGDTPGLRLFYPDTSKNGSTALDYPYTLVNSKKLGTTTSRAALRFQTLLGGSKGKRALAAHGFRPAGGQAGESLARRAGARAPQPYTATPGEPPSADNVRAALGMWTITVQSARFTLVVDSSASMAAPVPGRDGQSRMDVSKASLIRGLSQFTPQDEVGLWEFSTRLKGKKDYRELVPPDRLGDRDDDGVTQRDRLTGAFGKMKPIPGGATGLYDTALAASREARRGYAQGRFNAVVLLTDGANEDPGSISRQELVTELEEMGDGKPPVPLIAIAVGPDADEKSAKEIAKATGGSAHQVNDPAQIHAVILKAVMEAGSRS; encoded by the coding sequence ATGCCACGTCACAGCTTGCCCGACAACCCCGGTCCGCACGGCGCGCGGGGCCCCCGCGCGCTCGAACACTCGAAGCGGTCCGGCGCGCGCCGCCGCCCCGAGTCCCGGGGGCGGTCGCGTCGGCGCAAGGTCACGCTCGCCACTGCGCTCGTCCTGGTCCTGGGCGCGGGCACCTTCGTCGCCGCGCGCTCGGGCATGCTGCCGTTCGGCGGAGACTGCGACGGCTCCTCCGTCGAAGTGCGGGTCGCCGCGTCACCGGAGATCGCCCCGGCACTGCGCCGGGTCGCCGACGAGGCGCGCGAGAGCGAGACCAAGTCGGACGGGCGGTGTCTGAACGTACACGTGAGCGAGCGCACCGGCGCCGAAGTGGCTGACACGCTCCAGCGCGGCGGCAAGGGAGCGAACGTCGACTACGACGTATGGCTGCCGGACTCCCGGATATGGGTGGACCGCGCCGCCACCTCGGGCCGTGCCCCGTCCCTGGATCCGCTCGGCAATGTCGCCAGCTCGCCCCTCACCCTGGCCGCCGTGCCCTCGGCGGCGCGGCGGATGGGCTGGCCGGGCAAGGCCTACTCCTGGTCGCGGATCGCCTCCGCCACCACGGGGGACAACGATCTGCGCATCGGCAGTGCCGACCCCTCCCGCAGCGCGACCGGCCTGCTCGCCCTGACCCGGATCCGTGAGGCCACCGTCAAGGAGGGCGGAAAGGACTCGGGGACCGAGGCGGCAGCCGCGGCCAAGCAGCTGGCCGAACGAACCGCGCCGGGCGACTCCCAGGTGCTGGCCACACTGCCGCGCGACAACTCGGGCGCCGAACTGGGCAATCCGCAGCGCAACCAGGCCCTCGTCCTCTCGGAGCAGGCCGCCTTCGCCCACAACAGGAGCCGGGGCGACACCCCGGGGCTGCGGCTCTTCTACCCCGACACCTCCAAGAACGGGTCGACGGCCCTGGACTACCCCTACACCCTCGTCAACAGCAAGAAGCTGGGCACCACGACGAGCCGGGCGGCGCTCCGCTTCCAGACCCTCCTCGGTGGCAGCAAGGGCAAGCGGGCCCTGGCCGCGCACGGCTTCCGGCCGGCCGGCGGCCAGGCCGGTGAGAGCCTCGCGCGTAGGGCTGGGGCGCGCGCCCCCCAGCCCTACACCGCGACCCCGGGCGAGCCTCCCTCGGCCGATAACGTCCGGGCGGCGCTGGGCATGTGGACGATCACCGTGCAGAGCGCCAGGTTCACGCTCGTCGTGGACTCCTCGGCGTCGATGGCGGCACCGGTGCCGGGCCGTGACGGACAGTCACGGATGGATGTCAGCAAAGCCTCGCTGATACGGGGCCTTTCGCAGTTCACCCCGCAGGACGAGGTGGGGCTGTGGGAGTTCTCCACGCGCCTCAAGGGCAAGAAGGACTACCGCGAGCTGGTGCCCCCGGACCGCCTGGGTGACCGCGACGACGACGGTGTGACGCAGCGCGACAGGCTGACCGGCGCCTTCGGCAAGATGAAGCCCATCCCCGGCGGCGCGACGGGCCTGTACGACACAGCACTCGCCGCCTCCCGCGAGGCTCGCCGGGGCTACGCCCAGGGCAGGTTCAACGCCGTCGTGCTGCTCACCGACGGCGCCAACGAGGACCCCGGCAGCATTTCGCGCCAGGAGTTGGTCACCGAGCTGGAGGAGATGGGCGATGGCAAGCCGCCGGTGCCGCTGATCGCGATCGCCGTGGGTCCCGACGCCGACGAGAAGTCCGCCAAGGAGATCGCGAAAGCCACGGGCGGCTCGGCGCACCAGGTCAACGACCCGGCGCAGATCCACGCGGTGATCCTCAAAGCCGTCATGGAGGCGGGCAGCCGAAGCTGA
- a CDS encoding CPBP family intramembrane glutamic endopeptidase, whose amino-acid sequence MEDGPERRTLRTELLLVLALSLGASGVSSVIHFVGALTEPGGLADQAAQLNSSRAPGRPWLDLAWQLFSIVTALVPVALVAHLLGREGAGGLRATGFDRLRPGFDLGRGTAVAAGIGGCGIAFYLVAQASGFNLTVEPESLPGVWWKYPVLILSAVQNSVLEEVIVVGYVLRRLDQLGWSVPAAVCASAVLRGSYHLYQGVGGFLGNLAMGLVFGLLYRRWGRVGPLVVAHALIDIVAFVGYALLAGKVDWLPTP is encoded by the coding sequence ATCGAGGACGGGCCGGAGCGGCGGACGCTGCGTACGGAACTGCTGCTGGTCCTGGCCCTCTCGCTGGGGGCGAGCGGGGTCTCCTCGGTGATCCACTTCGTCGGGGCCCTGACCGAGCCCGGCGGCCTGGCCGACCAGGCGGCGCAGCTCAACTCTTCGCGGGCGCCGGGGCGCCCATGGCTGGATCTGGCCTGGCAGCTCTTCAGTATCGTGACGGCGCTGGTGCCCGTCGCACTCGTCGCGCACCTGCTGGGCCGCGAGGGGGCCGGAGGGCTGCGGGCGACGGGGTTCGACCGGCTCAGGCCCGGCTTCGACCTGGGCCGGGGCACCGCCGTCGCGGCCGGGATCGGCGGCTGCGGCATCGCGTTCTATCTCGTGGCCCAGGCAAGCGGGTTCAACCTCACCGTGGAGCCGGAATCGCTGCCCGGGGTGTGGTGGAAGTATCCGGTGCTGATCCTCTCCGCCGTGCAGAACTCCGTGCTGGAGGAGGTGATCGTGGTCGGCTACGTGCTGCGCAGACTGGACCAGTTGGGCTGGTCCGTACCGGCGGCCGTGTGCGCGAGCGCCGTACTGCGCGGGTCGTACCACCTCTATCAGGGCGTCGGCGGCTTCCTGGGAAACCTGGCGATGGGCCTCGTCTTCGGCCTGCTGTACCGGCGTTGGGGCCGGGTCGGGCCGCTGGTGGTCGCGCACGCGCTGATCGACATCGTCGCCTTCGTCGGCTACGCGCTGCTCGCGGGGAAGGTGGACTGGCTGCCCACGCCGTGA
- a CDS encoding PhzF family phenazine biosynthesis protein — translation MRIRTVDAFAERPFTGNPAAVVLLDAGPYPDDSRLQALAAEMNLAETAFARPLPDDGDADWALRWFTPTTEVPLCGHATLATAHLLAADGLLPEGGTVRFRTLSGVLMATRDTDGTLTLDFPTARLSPIPVPEHAPAALGAHLVAAWDTGSLDMLLLEVADEKTLRGLVPDSAAVTALPSPVVIVTAPADHDGSADRGHDYVSRVFGPAVGVPEDPVTGSAHTALAPLWSERLGRNDLTGLQASRRTGLVHTRLRGERTLLGGNALTVLDARLEAEL, via the coding sequence ATGAGGATCCGTACAGTCGACGCCTTCGCCGAGCGCCCCTTCACCGGCAACCCCGCCGCCGTCGTACTTCTCGACGCCGGCCCGTACCCCGACGACTCCCGCCTACAGGCCCTCGCCGCCGAGATGAACCTGGCCGAGACCGCCTTCGCGCGCCCGCTTCCCGACGACGGGGACGCGGACTGGGCGCTGCGCTGGTTCACACCGACGACCGAGGTCCCCTTGTGCGGCCACGCGACGCTCGCCACCGCGCATCTGCTGGCCGCCGACGGACTGCTGCCGGAGGGCGGAACGGTGCGCTTCCGTACGCTCAGCGGGGTGCTCATGGCCACCCGCGACACGGACGGCACCCTCACCCTCGACTTCCCCACCGCACGGCTCAGCCCGATACCCGTTCCCGAGCACGCCCCGGCCGCGCTAGGCGCCCACCTCGTGGCCGCCTGGGACACCGGGAGCCTGGACATGCTGCTCCTGGAGGTCGCGGACGAGAAGACGCTGCGCGGACTCGTCCCGGACTCCGCCGCAGTCACCGCGCTGCCCAGCCCAGTCGTGATCGTCACGGCCCCCGCGGACCATGACGGGTCCGCCGACAGGGGCCACGACTACGTCTCGCGGGTCTTCGGGCCCGCCGTGGGTGTGCCGGAGGACCCGGTCACCGGCAGCGCGCACACCGCACTCGCCCCGCTGTGGTCCGAACGGCTGGGCCGGAACGACCTCACCGGCCTCCAGGCCTCACGGCGCACGGGTCTCGTCCACACCCGGCTGCGCGGAGAGCGCACCTTGCTGGGCGGAAACGCCCTCACCGTCCTGGACGCGCGCCTGGAGGCGGAGCTGTGA
- a CDS encoding PadR family transcriptional regulator, with protein MFPDGDEKGARGFGPGERRGPGGPGPHGGPGGHHRRRSAFGPFGPFFGDGPPFGGRGRGHGGPRGRARRGDVRASILALLKDRPMHGYEMIQEIAERSGGAWKPSPGSVYPTLQLLEDEGLISSESEGGKKHFSLTEAGRTEAEAGADAPWEDAGRGVDWEAMQEVRTAAGGLASAFQQAWTTGTPEQREKALGVVNDARKKLYLILAEED; from the coding sequence ATGTTTCCCGACGGAGATGAGAAAGGCGCACGGGGATTCGGACCCGGCGAGCGGCGAGGCCCCGGCGGGCCGGGGCCGCACGGCGGCCCGGGCGGACACCACCGACGGCGTTCGGCCTTCGGCCCCTTCGGCCCGTTCTTCGGGGACGGGCCTCCCTTCGGAGGCCGGGGCCGGGGGCACGGCGGGCCGCGGGGAAGGGCGCGGCGCGGCGATGTCAGGGCGTCGATCCTGGCGCTGCTCAAGGACCGCCCGATGCACGGCTACGAAATGATCCAGGAGATCGCCGAACGCAGCGGGGGCGCGTGGAAGCCGAGCCCCGGCTCGGTCTACCCGACGCTTCAGCTGCTGGAGGACGAGGGCCTCATCAGCAGCGAGAGCGAGGGCGGCAAGAAGCACTTCTCGCTCACCGAGGCGGGCAGGACCGAGGCGGAGGCCGGAGCGGACGCGCCATGGGAGGACGCCGGACGCGGCGTCGACTGGGAGGCCATGCAGGAGGTGCGCACAGCGGCCGGAGGCTTGGCCTCTGCGTTCCAGCAGGCGTGGACCACCGGCACGCCCGAGCAGCGGGAGAAGGCCCTCGGAGTCGTCAACGACGCGCGCAAGAAGCTGTATCTGATCCTCGCCGAGGAGGATTGA
- a CDS encoding DUF4232 domain-containing protein: MAAALAVTGCTSQSSGPSKVSSSSGGPAPGDSRTPSHSAPPRSPSTSAATSGKTPGGGSASGAGRTPSSRPPGQGAGFPHCSPGTLSASLRQLEAAAGNRYAALVLTNTSDRPCRTQGWPGLQLTSEGGGRIPTETARDRAHEAQPITLKPDDRAWSRLHWTVVSSSGDAADGSCPTPGALRIIPPDERHSLGTGWDLGTVCAKGRIQATALSTGEGPAH; the protein is encoded by the coding sequence GTGGCAGCGGCGCTGGCGGTGACCGGGTGCACATCGCAGTCCTCGGGGCCGTCCAAGGTCTCGTCCTCGTCCGGCGGCCCCGCGCCGGGTGACTCCCGAACTCCCTCGCACTCGGCCCCACCACGGAGTCCGTCGACGTCAGCGGCCACCTCCGGGAAGACGCCGGGGGGCGGGTCCGCCTCCGGCGCGGGCCGCACGCCCTCGTCGCGCCCTCCCGGTCAGGGCGCGGGCTTTCCACACTGTTCTCCCGGCACGCTCTCCGCGTCCTTGCGGCAGCTGGAGGCGGCGGCGGGCAACCGTTATGCCGCGCTCGTCCTCACCAACACCTCGGACAGGCCGTGCCGCACCCAAGGCTGGCCAGGTCTTCAGCTCACCTCGGAGGGCGGCGGCCGGATCCCGACGGAAACCGCCCGGGACCGCGCCCATGAAGCGCAGCCCATCACGCTGAAGCCCGACGACCGCGCCTGGAGCCGGCTGCACTGGACCGTCGTGTCCTCCTCCGGAGACGCGGCCGACGGGTCCTGTCCCACGCCGGGCGCGCTGCGGATCATCCCGCCCGACGAGCGCCACTCGCTCGGCACCGGCTGGGACCTGGGCACCGTGTGCGCCAAGGGCCGGATCCAGGCCACAGCCCTGAGCACCGGCGAAGGCCCCGCGCACTGA
- a CDS encoding Clp protease N-terminal domain-containing protein — protein sequence MIDTARRRAARDGDRQIDTAHLLHSLLESDSGIWELLDGGSPQVGKLLGYLVQRSIGYGLRWQSRVEDSGSLPAVSEQPGGAPGWSPSATAALELAVGRARRRGRAYAEGVDLFAGVVADEECRGVEVLHRAGVDTGSLAVRLGVASHPAPGGQG from the coding sequence ATGATCGACACGGCCCGCCGCCGTGCGGCCCGTGACGGCGACCGCCAGATCGACACGGCGCACCTGCTGCACAGCCTGCTGGAGTCGGACAGCGGGATCTGGGAGTTGCTGGACGGCGGCAGCCCCCAGGTGGGGAAGCTCCTCGGATACCTCGTCCAGCGCAGCATCGGATACGGACTCCGCTGGCAGAGTCGCGTGGAGGACTCGGGCTCCCTGCCCGCGGTCTCGGAGCAGCCCGGCGGCGCTCCCGGCTGGTCGCCCAGCGCGACGGCGGCGCTGGAACTGGCCGTCGGGCGCGCCCGGCGGCGAGGCAGGGCGTACGCGGAAGGGGTGGACCTGTTCGCGGGCGTGGTCGCGGATGAGGAGTGCCGGGGTGTGGAGGTGCTGCACCGCGCCGGTGTGGACACCGGGAGCCTGGCCGTACGTCTGGGAGTCGCGAGCCACCCTGCGCCCGGTGGCCAAGGGTGA
- a CDS encoding EamA family transporter, producing the protein MRETPPATDGAPDSSQARTSGLVLALLSAFAFGSSGVAAKPLIEAGLEPLHVTWLRVAGAALVMLPPAWRHRSLVRERPWLLLGFGLLAVAGVQAFYFTALSRIPVGVALLIEYLAPALVLLWVRFVQRRPVTRAAAMGVVLAVGGLGCVVEIWSGLRLDGLGLLLALGAACCQVGYFVLSDHGSAPEGPGLESSGGSGDRPPADPLGVIAYGLLIGTLVLTLVARPWNLDWTVLGGQAEMDGTPVNAPLLLAWIVLIATVTAYLTGVLSVRMLSPQVAGVVACLEAVIATVLAWVLLGEHLSAVQLTGGAVVLLGAFIAQRSAPKAPSQAASARPPSRGGAGDGRADDRRKGADTDVNVR; encoded by the coding sequence ATGCGCGAAACCCCACCCGCCACGGACGGCGCTCCGGACAGCTCACAGGCCCGTACCTCGGGGCTCGTTCTCGCACTGCTGTCCGCCTTCGCCTTCGGCAGTTCGGGTGTCGCGGCCAAGCCGCTGATCGAAGCGGGGCTTGAGCCCCTTCACGTCACCTGGCTGCGGGTCGCCGGGGCCGCACTGGTGATGCTTCCGCCGGCCTGGAGACACCGCTCGCTCGTGCGGGAGCGGCCCTGGCTGCTGCTGGGGTTCGGACTGCTGGCCGTGGCCGGGGTGCAAGCCTTCTACTTCACCGCGCTCTCCCGCATCCCCGTCGGGGTGGCGCTGCTGATCGAATATCTGGCGCCGGCGCTGGTGCTGCTGTGGGTCCGGTTCGTGCAGCGCAGGCCCGTCACCCGGGCCGCCGCGATGGGTGTCGTGCTCGCCGTGGGCGGGCTCGGCTGCGTGGTCGAGATCTGGTCGGGGCTGCGGCTCGACGGGCTCGGACTTCTGCTCGCGCTGGGTGCCGCGTGCTGCCAGGTCGGCTACTTCGTGCTGTCGGACCACGGCAGCGCACCGGAGGGTCCGGGATTGGAGAGCTCGGGCGGCTCCGGAGACCGGCCGCCGGCCGACCCGCTGGGCGTCATCGCCTACGGGCTGCTGATCGGCACGCTCGTGCTGACCCTCGTCGCCCGGCCCTGGAACCTGGACTGGACGGTCCTCGGCGGGCAGGCCGAGATGGACGGCACTCCGGTGAACGCTCCGTTGCTGCTGGCCTGGATCGTACTGATCGCGACCGTGACGGCGTACCTGACCGGAGTGCTGTCCGTGCGCATGCTCTCGCCGCAGGTCGCGGGCGTGGTGGCGTGCCTTGAGGCGGTCATCGCCACAGTGCTCGCATGGGTGCTGCTGGGCGAACATCTGAGCGCCGTACAGCTCACGGGCGGTGCCGTGGTGCTGCTCGGTGCCTTCATCGCCCAGCGCTCCGCGCCCAAGGCGCCCTCGCAGGCGGCCTCGGCCCGGCCGCCGTCCCGGGGCGGAGCGGGGGACGGGCGGGCCGACGACCGCCGTAAGGGTGCGGACACGGACGTCAACGTGCGGTGA
- a CDS encoding pyridoxamine 5'-phosphate oxidase family protein: MAPAYPRTQRTTPTRARERVAYDRELVHAILDDGYVCHLGFVRDGGPVVLPTLYARVGERLYVHGSTGSRPLREAGETDSGLPVCVTVTHVDGLVLAKSAFHHSINYRTVVAHGIAHQVIDHEERVRALDAIVEAIVPGRVEDSRRASAKELAATAVVRVDLEEVSAKARAGGPNDEPEDLVLPHWSGVLPVAPVYGTPIPADDLPPGTPVPDYLTAR, encoded by the coding sequence ATCGCCCCCGCCTACCCCCGCACCCAGCGCACCACCCCCACCCGCGCCCGGGAGCGCGTGGCCTACGACCGGGAGCTGGTGCACGCGATCCTCGACGACGGCTACGTCTGCCATCTGGGGTTCGTCCGCGACGGCGGACCCGTCGTGCTGCCGACGCTGTACGCGCGCGTGGGTGAGCGCCTCTACGTGCACGGTTCGACCGGATCGCGCCCCTTGCGGGAAGCAGGCGAGACGGATTCCGGCCTGCCGGTCTGCGTGACGGTGACGCATGTGGACGGCCTGGTGCTGGCCAAGTCGGCCTTCCACCACTCCATCAACTACCGCACGGTGGTGGCGCACGGCATCGCGCACCAGGTCATCGACCACGAGGAGCGTGTCCGGGCCCTCGACGCGATCGTGGAAGCCATCGTTCCGGGCCGCGTCGAGGACTCCCGCCGGGCGAGCGCGAAGGAGTTGGCCGCGACCGCCGTCGTCCGGGTGGATCTGGAGGAGGTCTCGGCGAAGGCGCGCGCCGGCGGGCCGAACGACGAGCCGGAGGATCTCGTACTGCCGCACTGGTCCGGCGTCCTGCCCGTCGCTCCGGTGTACGGCACCCCCATACCGGCCGACGACCTGCCTCCAGGAACCCCCGTCCCGGACTACCTCACCGCACGTTGA
- a CDS encoding aminotransferase class I/II-fold pyridoxal phosphate-dependent enzyme: MLGDYRIEGKGAAEIAVSVERGIGSGKLSPGEVLPPMRELAIELGVNPNTVAAAYRTLRERGVIETAGRRGSRVRERPASAPRESIRVEVPEGGLDISTGNPDPALLPPLSAAFAVSADCAARAPVLYGAPDADPQFAALARSAFDADGVPEGPLAVASGSLDAIERVLSAHLRPGDPVAVEDPGWGSLLDLVPALGLRPLSVAVDDEGPMPAELERALGEGARAAVVTDRAQNPTGAAITAKRARELREVLSGHPDVLLIEDDHGHGIVDLPLHPLAGATRHWVLVRSTAKAYGPDLRLAMLTGDPLTVDRVRGRQRLGPGWVSHLLQRAVAHLWESGVLDPAEVAGSYGERRAALMRALSERGVASHGHSGMNVWVPVMDETGPVARLLGAGWAVAPGTRFRLASPPGLRLTVSPLALEDIPRLADDLAAALRPGEARRYD; encoded by the coding sequence GTGCTAGGAGACTACAGGATCGAAGGCAAGGGCGCAGCTGAGATCGCGGTCAGCGTGGAGCGCGGGATCGGCAGTGGAAAGCTGAGCCCGGGGGAAGTGCTGCCGCCGATGCGGGAGTTGGCGATCGAGCTGGGGGTGAATCCGAATACGGTCGCGGCGGCCTACCGCACCCTTCGGGAGCGCGGGGTCATCGAGACGGCAGGCCGCAGAGGCAGCCGGGTGCGTGAGCGGCCCGCCTCCGCGCCCCGCGAGTCCATCCGGGTCGAGGTGCCCGAGGGCGGCCTCGACATCTCCACGGGGAATCCCGACCCGGCCCTGTTGCCTCCGCTCAGCGCCGCGTTCGCCGTCTCCGCAGACTGCGCGGCTCGCGCGCCTGTGCTCTACGGGGCCCCGGACGCCGATCCGCAGTTCGCGGCACTCGCCCGCTCCGCCTTCGACGCGGACGGTGTGCCGGAGGGCCCGCTCGCTGTCGCCTCGGGCTCGTTGGACGCCATCGAGCGCGTGCTGAGCGCGCATCTGCGCCCCGGTGATCCGGTCGCCGTCGAGGACCCGGGCTGGGGCAGTCTGCTGGACCTGGTGCCTGCGTTGGGGCTGCGCCCGCTGTCCGTCGCCGTCGACGACGAGGGCCCGATGCCCGCCGAATTGGAGCGCGCGCTGGGGGAGGGGGCACGGGCAGCCGTCGTCACCGACCGCGCCCAGAACCCGACAGGTGCCGCCATCACCGCGAAGCGGGCCCGCGAGCTGCGCGAGGTGCTGTCCGGTCACCCCGATGTGCTGCTGATCGAGGACGACCACGGGCACGGCATCGTGGACCTCCCGCTCCACCCTCTGGCCGGCGCCACCCGGCACTGGGTGCTGGTGCGCTCCACCGCCAAGGCGTACGGGCCCGACCTGCGTCTGGCGATGCTCACGGGTGACCCGCTCACCGTCGACCGGGTGCGCGGCAGACAGCGGCTGGGCCCCGGCTGGGTCAGTCACCTGCTCCAGCGCGCGGTGGCGCACCTGTGGGAGTCAGGGGTGCTGGACCCGGCGGAGGTGGCCGGATCCTACGGAGAGCGCAGAGCTGCCCTGATGCGGGCGCTGTCCGAGCGGGGGGTAGCGAGCCACGGGCACAGCGGCATGAACGTATGGGTGCCGGTGATGGACGAGACGGGGCCGGTCGCCCGGCTGCTGGGCGCGGGATGGGCGGTCGCCCCCGGTACCCGCTTCCGACTGGCCTCGCCGCCCGGTCTGCGGCTGACCGTGTCACCGCTCGCTCTGGAAGACATCCCGCGGCTCGCCGACGACCTCGCGGCGGCCCTGAGACCGGGGGAGGCACGGCGGTACGACTGA
- a CDS encoding pyridoxamine 5'-phosphate oxidase family protein, with product MAVTEQRRGRRIMMTPEERDAFLLAQRTCRVATVGRDGAPHVGALWFCWDGRSLWLYSVTRSRRWAQLRRDPRVAVVVDDGEDYGELCGVELSGTVEFVGEAPRAGEPCPELAEPERLFTVKYFGLDHMPHDGRHAWLRLTPESLVSWDFRKL from the coding sequence ATGGCCGTCACGGAGCAGCGGCGGGGTCGCCGGATCATGATGACGCCCGAGGAACGTGACGCGTTCCTTCTGGCTCAGCGCACCTGCCGGGTCGCCACAGTCGGCAGGGACGGGGCGCCGCACGTCGGCGCGCTGTGGTTCTGCTGGGACGGCCGCTCACTGTGGCTGTATTCGGTCACCCGCAGCAGGCGTTGGGCCCAACTGCGCCGGGACCCACGAGTGGCCGTGGTGGTGGATGACGGCGAGGACTACGGCGAACTGTGCGGTGTGGAGCTGTCCGGCACCGTGGAGTTCGTCGGCGAGGCCCCCCGCGCGGGTGAGCCCTGTCCTGAGCTGGCCGAGCCCGAGCGGCTGTTCACCGTCAAATACTTCGGCCTCGACCATATGCCGCACGACGGCCGGCACGCCTGGCTTCGCCTGACCCCCGAATCTCTCGTCTCTTGGGACTTCCGCAAACTCTGA